One Prunus dulcis chromosome 7, ALMONDv2, whole genome shotgun sequence DNA segment encodes these proteins:
- the LOC117635740 gene encoding oligopeptide transporter 7-like — MTSEHEISSPLIHSNKIDGSASRPPPADEFSGHENSPIEQVALTVPVTDDPSLPTVTFRTWTLGALACVLLSFLNQFFWYRREPLSLTSISAQIAVVPLGHLMASLITKRVFFKGQKWEFTLNPGPFNVKEHVLITIFANSGAGNVYAIHIVSTVKLFYKKNLSFFVALLVVLTTQVLGFGWAGLFRRYLVEPAAMWWPQNLVQVSLFRALHEKENRPKGGLTRNQFFLIAFTCSFAYYVLPGYLFPMLTSLSWICWIFPTSILAHQLGSGLHGLGIGAIGLDWSSISSYLGSPLASPWFATANITAGFFLVLYVITPVAYWLNLYNAKTFPIVSDGLFTSTGQSYNISAIIDPNFRLDIDAYEREGVLHISTFFAMYYGVNFACLTATIVHVLLFNGRDIWQLSTSAIREKKMDVHTKLMRKYKQVPGWWFMCILVANIVATMFTCHYYNDQLQLKWWGVLLACGLALFFTLPIGVIAATTNQKPALNVITEYIIGYLYPGYPVANVCFKVYGYISMKQGIAFLEDFKLGHYMKIPPRAMFMAQVVGTIIAAFVHLGTAWWLMNTIPDICDRALLPADSPWTCPGDHVFYDASVIWGLVGPRRIFGDLGHYSAINWFFLAGAIAPVLVWLAHKAFPRKHWIKLITMPVLLGATVNMPPATAVNFTSWVLIGFASGFIAYRYYRGLWSRHNYVLSGALDAGLAFMAVILYLCLGMEHVSFKWWGSSPDGCPLASSSTA; from the exons ATGACTAGCGAACACGAAATCTCATCTCCTCTTA TTCACAGCAACAAGATCGATGGCTCCGCTTCACGACCGCCGCCGGCGGATGAGTTTTCTGGCCACGAGAACTCCCCGATCGAGCAAGTCGCCCTCACGGTTCCGGTCACCGACGATCCCTCTCTCCCGACCGTCACTTTCCGGACTTGGACGCTTGGAGCCCTCGCGTGCGTTCTACTTTCATTCCTCAACCAGTTCTTCTGGTACCGCCGGGAGCCTCTCTCCCTCACCTCGATCTCGGCTCAGATCGCGGTGGTCCCGCTCGGCCACCTCATGGCATCGCTGATTACGAAACGCGTTTTCTTCAAGGGCCAAAAATGGGAATTCACGCTCAACCCGGGCCCCTTCAATGTCAAGGAGCACGTGCTCATCACCATCTTCGCCAACTCCGGGGCTGGCAACGTCTACGCCATTCATATAGTGAGCACTGTAAAGCTTTTTTACAAGAAGAACCTGTCGTTTTTTGTTGCGCTGCTTGTCGTTTTGACTACCCAGGTGCTCGGATTCGGCTGGGCCGGGTTGTTCCGCCGTTACTTGGTTGAGCCCGCCGCTATGTGGTGGCCTCAAAACCTCGTTCAGGTTTCACTATTCAG GGCACTGCATGAGAAAGAGAACAGGCCAAAGGGTGGGCTAACAAGGAACCAGTTCTTCCTCATTGCTTTCACTTGCAGCTTTGCTTACTACGTCCTTCCAGGCTACCTCTTCCCAATGTTGACTTCCCTTTCCTGGATTTGCTGGATATTCCCTACTTCCATCCTTGCTCATCAGCTAGGTTCAGGGCTGCATGGTCTCGGCATTGGCGCAATCGGGCTTGATTGGTCCAGTATATCCTCTTATCTTGGGAGCCCGCTCGCCAGTCCATGGTTTGCTACGGCCAACATTACTGCTGGTTTTTTCCTCGTGTTGTATGTCATAACTCCTGTGGCTTATTGGCTCAATTTATATAATGCCAAAACTTTTCCCATAGTCTCGGATGGTCTGTTCACATCTACTGGCCAGAGCTACAACATATCAGCTATAATAGACCCCAACTTCCGCCTTGACATTGATGCATATGAGCGAGAGGGCGTTCTCCATATCAGCACCTTCTTTGCTATGTACTATGGTGTCAATTTTGCCTGCCTTACTGCCACTATTGTTCATGTTCTCCTTTTCAATGGGAG AGACATCTGGCAGCTAAGCACGTCTGCCATCCGCGAGAAGAAGATGGATGTGCACACGAAGCTCATGAGAAAATATAAGCAAGTTCCAGGATGGTGGTTCATGTGCATCCTGGTGGCTAACATAGTGGCGACCATGTTTACATGCCATTATTACAACGATCAACTTCAATTGAAATGGTGGGGGGTCTTGCTTGCTTGTGGTCTAGCCTTGTTTTTCACTCTTCCTATTGGAGTCATTGCTGCCACAACAAATCAG AAACCAGCGTTGAATGTGATCACAGAGTACATTATCGGGTATCTGTATCCAGGATATCCAGTTGCTAACGTATGCTTTAAAGTTTATGGATACATAAGCATGAAGCAGGGGATCGCTTTTCTGGAAGACTTCAAGCTTGGGCACTACATGAAGATTCCTCCAAGAGCAATGTTCATGGCACAG GTAGTTGGTACTATTATAGCAGCATTCGTCCATTTAGGAACTGCATGGTGGCTTATGAACACAATCCCAGACATATGCGACAGGGCGTTACTACCAGCAGACAGTCCATGGACTTGCCCCGGTGATCATGTCTTCTATGATGCTTCTGTTATTTGGGGTCTTGTTGGGCCTCGAAGAATCTTCGGGGATCTTGGCCATTATTCTGCCATCAACTGGTTTTTCTTAGCTGGAGCTATAGCTCCTGTCTTAGTTTGGCTTGCACACAAGGCCTTCCCAAGAAAACATTGGATTAAACTTATCACCATGCCTGTGCTCCTAGGAGCAACAGTTAACATGCCTCCGGCAACTGCTGTCAACTTCACCAGCTGGGTTCTCATTGGATTCGCCTCGGGCTTTATTGCTTACAGGTATTATCGTGGCTTGTGGAGCCGCCACAACTATGTTCTATCCGGAGCTCTAGATGCTGGATTAGCTTTCATGGCGGTAATTTTGTACTTGTGTCTGGGGATGGAACATGTTAGCTTTAAGTGGTGGGGAAGTAGCCCAGATGGTTGTCCCTTGGCTTCTTCCTCAACAGCATGA
- the LOC117634596 gene encoding ribosomal RNA small subunit methyltransferase F: MEEEASNAALPDGFLDFLKANGLDPSIYAESNLTPRYIRLKPGCEAQIEEIEGEIKCKLEKVDWLPGFYALPPDVQIANSNAYREGKMYGIDAASGAAVSALNISAGDHVLDLCAAPGAKLCLMLDILGDSGSVTGVDVSSHRLAACRTMLQKYALGNRCRLFVADGTTFSLMPMRIHSDPKSCESALEENVTFKEWTSRRPWKERKKAARVRKSGAVHSGNQLPELIYYGRHSGVVGRNKSELYQTFRDSELLGCGYDKVLVDAECTHDGSIKHVQKFEHWGWETLQRRVLDAERSDSLTVLQLKLLTNGFRLLKAGGLLVYSTCSLTVAQNEDVVKQFLEENPFAELQAIDGVENWPSKNGQLPNTLRFDPLTSKTSGLFVAKFSKLAI, translated from the exons ATGGAAGAAGAAGCTTCGAACGCAGCGTTGCCAGACGGCTTCCTCGATTTTCTGAAAGCAAATGGTTTAGACCCTTCCATTTATGCCGAGAGCAATTTGACCCCTCGTTACATAAG GTTAAAGCCTGGTTGCGAAGCtcaaattgaagaaattgaaggtgAAATCAAGTGCAAGCTTGAAAAAGTGGATTGGCTGCCTGGCTTTTATGCTCTTCCTCCCGACGTTCAAATCGCTAACTCAAATGCATACAGAGAAGGGAAG aTGTATGGAATCGATGCGGCGTCTGGAGCTGCTGTTTCAGCATTGAATATCTCAGCTGGAGATCATGTTCTTGATCTTTGTGCTGCTCCTG GTGCTAAGCTTTGTCTGATGTTGGACATTCTTGGTGATTCTGGTTCTGTAACTGGTGTTGATGTTTCAAGCCATCGTTTAGCGGCTTGTAGGACAATGTTGCAGAAATATGCATTGGGCAATCGCTGCCGACTATTTGTTGCTGATGGGACAACCTTTTCCCTCATGCCCATGAGAATTCATTCTGATCCAAAATCAT GTGAATCTGCTTTGGAAGAAAATGTGACATTCAAGGAGTGGACATCTCGGAGACCatggaaagaaaggaaaaaagcaGCTAGGGTAAGAAAAAGTGGTGCTGTGCATTCAGGAAATCAACTTCCAGAGCTCATTTATTATGGTCGCCACTCTGGTGTCGTTGGACGGAATAAAAGTGAATTGTACCAAACATTTCGTGACAGCGAGCTTTTGGGCTGTGGCTATGACAAG GTCCTAGTGGATGCAGAGTGCACTCATGATGGATCAATTAAACATGTCCAAAAATTTGAACATTGGGGATGGGAAACTCTTCAACGACGTGTGTTGGATGCAGAGAGAAGTGATAGCCTCACTGTGCTTCAG TTAAAGCTCCTAACCAATGGTTTTAGATTGCTAAAAGCTGGGGGACTTCTTGTTTATAGCACTTGCAG CTTGACAGTTGCTCAGAATGAAGACGTTGTAAAGCAGTTTCTTGAGGAAAATCCGTTTGCTG AGTTGCAGGCGATAGATGGTGTTGAAAATTGGCCAAGCAAGAACGGACAACTACCAAATACCCTGCGCTTTGATCCCTTGACTTCAAAAACTAGTGGACTTTTTGTTGCAAAGTTCTCAAAATTGGCCATTTAA
- the LOC117635461 gene encoding receptor homology region, transmembrane domain- and RING domain-containing protein 1 — protein MRQAFLGLCLLVFAHLVQLTSAIVVLKPFAREFSDLPAKFAIAVNSSGICGALLISDPLDACSSLRNGLRPNETDKTRFALIVRGECAFKDKVQNAQNAGFRGAIVYDDRDKGKLVYMMIESVNITIHAVFVSKASGEVLKEHALGEEGECCIFPFQNETAWTVLAISFISFLVILGILIIAIFAPRHWLYSQGRNQLPKSVDTKIVEALPCFTFSSTGLGECHSEETCAICLENYKDEEILKVLPCQHEFHSSCVDSWLTKWGTFCPVCKHDMRTKIVNPEIKRRTWLYRFPPIYCVTFFSLNLQQITFLEFLFAHSDMGLSWFGLSCGFVALFPLLFCSSGSEVVTVDVQAAKDLLKSGYGYVDVRTVEEYKKGHVDAEKILNIPYLFNTPEGRVKNPQFLQEVSSACNKEDLLVVGCQSGVRSLSATTDLLTAGFKHANNMGGGYLAWVEHHFPVTKPEDAGKNNQEVDQRKKAEDEL, from the exons atgagGCAAGCTTTTCTGGGATTATGTTTGCTTGTTTTTGCTCACCTTGTCCAACTAACCTCAGCTATTGTCGTTCTCAAACCATTTGCCAGGGAGTTCTCGGACCTTCCCGCCAAATTTG CTATTGCTGTCAATAGCTCTGGCATATGTGGAGCTTTGCTTATATCAGACCCTTTGGACGCCTGCTCATCTCTACGCAATGGACTTCGACCAAACGAAACTGATAAAACAAGGTTTGCTTTGATAGTTAGAGGTGAATGTGCTTTCAAGGATAAAGTCCAAAATGCTCAAAATGCCGGATTTCGTGGTGCTATTGTTTATGACGATAGAGATAAAGGCAAATTGGTCTACA TGATGATAGAGAGTGTAAATATTACAATTCATGCTGTATTTGTTTCGAAAGCATCGGGTGAAGTGTTAAAGGAGCATGCTCTAGGGGAAGAAGGGGAATGCTGCATCTTCCCATTTCAAAATGAAACAGCTTGGACGGTTCTAGCTATATCTTTTATCTCATTTCTTGTCATATTGGGTATACTTATAATAGCCATCTTTGCTCCGAGACACTGGCTCTATTCTCAAGGAAGAAACCAGCTTCCTAAAAGTGTGGATACCAAGATTGTGGAAGCTCTACCTTGCTTCACATTTAGTTCCACTGGTTTGGGTGAATGCCACAGTGAAGAAACTTGTGCCATCTGCCTTGAGAATTACAAAGATGAGGAAATTCTTAAAGTTCTTCCCTGCCAACATG AATTTCATTCAAGCTGTGTGGATTCATGGCTGACAAAATGGGGGACATTCTGCCCCGTGTGCAAGCATGATATGAGAACCAAAATTGTGAATCCCGAG ATCAAAAGGAGGACCTGGTTGTACA GGTTCCCTCCCATTTATTGT GTGACTTTTTTCAGTCTAAATCTTCAGCAAATTACTTTCTTGGAGTTCCTTTTTGCACATTCtgatatgggtctttcttgGTTTGGGTTGTCTTGTGGGTTTGTTGCTCTGTTTCCCCTGTTATTTTGTAGCTCGGGATCAGAGGTCGTCACCGTTGATGTTCAAGCTGCCAAGGATCTGCTCAAGTCTGGCTATGGTTATGTGGATGTCAG GACGGTGGAGGAGTACAAGAAAGGGCATGTGGATGCAGAGAAGATTTTAAACATTCCTTACCTGTTCAATACACCTGAAG GGAGGGTAAAAAATCCCCAATTTTTGCAGGAGGTTTCATCTGCTTGCAACAAAGAGGACCTTCTTGTTGTG GGTTGTCAAAGTGGGGTCAGATCTCTTTCTGCAACTACTGATCTTCTGACTGCT